AGCACTCAGATCTCAGAACCTTCACTTTACCAATAATATCTAATCGTCTGCCGCTCAGCCCGCTCATGTTCCTTATGACATCGATCAACTTTTTGCACTCTAGTTTCTGTTCACCGTTGGCACCGACGGGCGACGACATCTCTGGTGAAAATCTATAACCCTTCTGCATTTTTTCTCCGTGTAAAGCTCTAGTCCGGAGGCTGgtggtcttcttcttcttggtcgAAGAGGTTTGTACTCTCTTTGACTATGTCCATTAAATAATTTTGCCATTCACTAtctaatattaaattatttgtgGTGTTAGATATTTCAATAATTTTACCATCCACTAtctgatattaatttatttgtggTGTTAGATATTTTGTTTAAgaagtatttttatttttaatgtttggtggTGATGAATTAAACTTTTAATGTTTCTTTGAAGTGATGGCAGTCTATTTGTGGCATGCATCTCTTTGTCTTTGGCATTCATAATATTAAAATCCCACGGAactaattataaatttataaatgaaTCTGATTTCTCgtttttcatataatatttttttagtttcatCAATTGAtatagatttttttattaattgataTGTGTAGAAATTAGAAGTATGGAACTATATTACAAGCGAAAATCATCATCAATTAGTTCGGACAATCATATTCCAAATAGTTCATCTCCAAACTTGGATAGTTCCAATCCTATTTCGAATAGTTCCCCTCTAATTCCAAATAGTTCTGATCCAATTGGGAGTAATTCCACTCCGCAACAAAATGAGTTAAAAGTTGATTTGGATAATCTTGAGAGAGATCCCGGAAAGAGAATTCCAATGAAGGATTATCCTCTAAATATTCGAGATGAGGTTTGAAGAGCATATATATTGATGGAGCCTTTTAGAGCTAAAGATCATAATTTTCCATTCACTTTGCATTCAAATAAAAAGCGACGGTTCGTTGATAATTGGTTGAAAGAATTTCATTGGTTGAAATATAGTATATCTAAAGATGTTGCATTTTGCTTCTATTGCTATCTATTCAAAGTCAACTTTGAACAATCAGGTAGTGACGTCTTTACTAAGGTAGGCTTTTAAAATTGGAAGCACGCAAGAGCttgttttgaaaaacatatGGGAATGGTTGGTAGCTTTCACAATAAAGTTGTTGAAGCTGCTAGTAATCTAATGAATCAAAAGACACAATGAAACAGTTATGGTCAAACAGTCAGAAGAAGCTCATATGGCTTATCGCACTTGCTTGAATGCGTCAATTGATTGCACTAAGTTTTTGTTACGACAAAGTCTTTCATTTCGTGGTCATGATGAAAGTGACACTTCAAACAATACAAGTAACTATTTGGAGCTCTTGCAATTCCTTAAGGATCATGATGAGAAAATAAAGGCCGTTGTGTTGGATAAAGCTTCAGGAAATCTCAAGCTAATAGCTCATTCAATTCAAAATGATCTTGTTCATTCATATTCTATTACAACCATTAAAACTATCATAAGTGATATGAAGAATGCTAGGTTCTTTTATCTATTGGTTGATGAGGCACGTGATGTTTCTATAAATGAGCAAATGGCGGCGGTTTTGTGTTATGTGGACAAAAATGGGAAAGTCATTGAAATGTTTATAGGAGTTCAACATGTTCCTGACACCACTTCAAACACACTAAAGGAGTTTATTGATGCGTTCATTCATTTCAATGAGTTGAGCTTCTCCAATTTACGAGGGCAAGGTTACGATGGTGCTAGTAATTTGAAGGGTGAGTTCAATGGACTCAAGACAAAGATTTTGAATGATCATCCTTGTGCATTCTATGGTTATTGCTTTGCTTATCAACTCCAATTAGCTCTTGTTTCCGTAGCAAAGGATAATGTTGATGTTAACACATTTTTCCTATTGGCTAATAATGTGGTAAATAATATTGGAGTTTCATGTAAGCGTCATGATGCACTTAGAGAGATGCAACAAAAAGAACTAATGAAAACTCTTGAAAATGATTCCTTATAACGAGACGAGGCTTAAATCAAGAAACTAGTCTCAAACGTGCCAGAGTTACAAGATGGAATTCAAATTATGGTACTTTGATTAGTTTGATTACTATGTTCTCATCCGTGGTCAATGTGCTTGAAATGATTGTTGATGATAACACCAATGATAGTGTGGCTGAAGCAAATAGGTTATTGAAAGACATACAATTTTTTGAGTTTGTGTTTCTCCTATTTTTGATGAAATCTATATTGGGAATCACGAATGATTTATCACAAGCATTACAAAAGGATGATCAAGAGATTGTGAATGCAATGACTTTAGTCAACACATGTAAAGAACAACTACTCTACATGAGGAATGCTGAGGGGTTTGaccttttggttgacaaagtaTTGTCATTTTGTGTCCAACATCATATTGAGGTTATTAACATGGATGAGACATATGTAGCTCATGGGAGGTTGCACCGTAATACCCACAAAAAGACCAACATTCATCGTTACAAAGTGGAGCTCTTTTTGTTGTCATTGATTCCTAACTTACAGAGTTAAATGTTCGCTTCAATGAGACAAGTACCGAATTGCTCATTTGTTTGGCTAGCTTGATTCCAAATGATTCTTTTGTAgcttttgacaaagaaaaggTACTTCGCCTTGCTCAATTGTACCCTTAGGATTTTACGAAGCAAGACCTATTGGCACTTGAACATCAATTCGATATTTATATTCATTCTATGTGTTCGAGAAATGACTTTTCTCAATTGCAAAGCATTAGTGATCTTGCTAAGAAAATGGAGGAAAAAAGATTGCATCGAGTATTTCATTATGTGTATTTACTTATTGAATTGGCTTTGGTTTTACTTGTTACAACTGCTTCAGTGGAGAGAGTATTTTCCGCCATGAATATCATTAAGAGTCAACTCCGCAACAGAATGGGGGATAAATGTTTAAATGATAGCTtagttgtttacattgagaaacATGTTTTTTCTTGTATTGACAATGAAACTATCATGACATGTTTTCAAATTATGATATCCCGTCGTGGACAACTTTAGTGTTTCTAGCTTGTTTAGCACAAAGATTATGAATGAAAATTGTAGTTTGCCATTTATTTGTTCAATGAtattttcgttttgtttttttttttggagcttTTATATTGGGACGACCCTAAGTTAAAATCCTGGATCCACCTCTACTCGTAAGAAGAATGATTTTTCTCTGTCTAAATAAAATGAAGATgatcatatatataaatatacatatacctGTTTGCAGCAGGTATGAATTTGGGATGCATCTTTTGAGAGGCATCTGCTCACAAAGGgatgcgttttttttttcttttctggttttgtttcttcgtaataaccaaaaaataaaaaattaaataagaaattaataaattaattattggATTTAAAATTAGAGCCCGAGCACCAAGCTCATCTTTTgtcaattaaatatattttaattatatataattattacacCTCAAAGCATAAACCCCAAGGTTCAAGACCAATGTTTGTTCTCCATAATCCATTTTTCTAATCATTTTGTAAAAGGGACTAGATATTTTTAAATGCGAGAAATTTTTCAAGTTGAGCAATGAGGGACAAGggaatttctactcaaactctTTATTTAGTTAAAGCCCAATCGTTCTTTATTGTCTTTTGATGCTTAGAAGACCAAAGCTCTTCGTTAATATGGCCTGACATCTGGTCTTTTTTAATATGGTTTTCCCTTGAAGCACATTAAACCTTAGTAAAATATGAATTGCACAACTCAGATCATATCAATGTATTGTATATATTGCCTTGTACATAGTAACACTATTTAAATTAATCTTTTTGAACTCCTAATTTAGTTAATTCTCAACCGTTTTTTATTGTCATTTGATGTTTAGAAGATAAAAACTCTTGGTTAATATGGTCTGGCATATTTCATTTTTGAATATGATTTTCCCTTGGAGCTCATGAAATCTTAGTAAAATATGCACTGCACTAATTAGATTAGATCAATGTGTCACGCCCCAATCCCGATATATGTCTAGGATCAACACGTGACGTCATAAGTACtagtatatctaacataccccgccttCGGGATATGGACAAAGCACAACTCAAGATTCGAATTGCATAGTAATTTTTTCGTTTACTCTAtagctgcatctaacctctttgttagactgcctacataaCCTCCGATatgatcaagccattcgtagttcaccactCACTACAAACCAACTTTTATCATAGAACATCTAGCAGAAAGGCATATCATTCCTCAAACAATTTTTGGAACTCGACAAGCATGTATTACTAGATTCAAGGCTCTATCTCAGACCCACATGATGACCAagattttcatttcatcaaCCATATAAATAATTAGGTTTTCAACACAATACCACAATTCACATCATGTAACATATCAAAGAAATGATGAAGCACAATACCATTCTCTAGCCACATTAATTAACTAATCTGACCATAAGaataacaatcatatcaatACCTCATAATTTCATagtttatgaaatcataatcaaatCGCTAGAAAACCCATAGGAGTCATCCAAACGTATGACGACTTTTCTAATTCAATTCACAAGATTCTCAAAACCATTGTTCACAAATACACtaaaaactagggctagagTGACAaagttcggccgaagcctacaataagtaaccaagtaggtagtgacaccccaatgcggattaactaGGCATGATCACCCTTAAACTAAGTATGGCCATACCTAGGTAATGAGGATCGCCCAATGCAGATTAACTAGGCACGATCCTAGGGTTGCCCAATGGATTAACCAGGCGCAATCCATAAATAGTATGGTTCCCTAATGCAGATTAACTAGGCGGAACCATCCATGcaccactgctacatggtgcagtcACATCTTCACACGACATacatcaacataaataaattataattactAGCATACACACTATCGATACTATAACCTACGTCAGTTCATTATGAATCATAATTTCAAATATACATAATACTGATTCCTCTTAACTACCCAATATCTAATTAGCCAGACATATGAATTCTACGGAATATTTCCAACAAGGTTTCGTCTCATACTTTCAAACTAGCAATCATACAgctcattttttttaacaagaagttaaatacacatatatatcacaaaaATGCGTCCCATACACGTAAATCGAGGTATATATTAACTGGGATAGCCCACTAACCAATATAGGCCCATTATACTCTACTTAGTCTCTAGTAGTACCAATTTTAGAACTTAAGAACAGTTACTAACATTTTGATCAAAGTTAACCCTAGTAATTCAATTAGGAAGATCCATCCACCAGATTTCCGATCCTCAAGATCCTAAAGTTCTTAAATATTATGTACAACGACATCCTAAAgattggtgacgatccaacagtcaGATCATCGCTCGCTACAATGGTCAAGTGGTGTATCTTAATGAAACTAGGTTCAAATGACATAATTTCACTAATCGGGTATCAAATGCAGCCTAAAAGGATCAAGTGGTTCCTCGGGCCACCGCCGCCGCATATGGCTGCCGACTGTCCCAATTTGCCGAAAAATTCACCTAACTCTAAAAATTCTTAAATTATACCGAAATAAGGATCATGAAGAGGGGAATAAGTTTTATACTTAGGCCGAGGTCCAATTCAGTGGGGAAGACGCTTAAAATCGCCTCGATTCTCCGAAAACCCAAAAATGAGTGTACTTCAATTCAACGTCTCCACTGCTCTGCCGCCCCCAAACTTGTCTGGGTCTTGTTCCTGGCCTCAATGGGAGTTGAACAATGGTGGTGGTCGACTGAAATACTGGTAGAAATGGCGGCGATTCGTTAAGGAACCCACGACGCTGTCGGGGTTGTTCTTCACGAAACAGGGATCAAATCCCGTCAAACTTGGATAGAAATGAAGAGGGAATGACCCTTGGTCATTTTCCTGTTAGTGGTTCCTTTGAATCGTTGCAAAAATTGACTGAAATGGTGATAGAAGTGTGTAGAAATTCAGGTCAGGGAACTAGGTCATGAGTCTCGAAACGGGTCAAGGGGGTTCCTGATCAGATGTTCTCTCATTTCCTCCTTGCCCAGCTCCTCCCCCTCCGATTGGGCAGCTTTTCTCCCATTAAATGGGGCTTTTTCCCCCAATCTGATTGGTCCCTCtttcaaaaataataatcataatttttctttctgataaattcttaaatttgttgtgacatatgttcttatcaacattgtgattgtgtaaatcctaagtagagataaaataGTAATCCTTTgagatctagaagatctttcctaatatactttgtattacttggagagcaagttttTCTCCTCCTAATTACTacaaataaaggcacaaggactggggaattaatacacaattcctcaagtctattctccaatctctttctcttccctttgccgcacctctTTATTAAATATAGGCTACAACATGTTATCAACACGCTCTTCACGCTGTGCTACAAAGAatttaaagagaatttattcgtcttcaatcaggggagtattacgtttcaattatttttaattgattaaatttgggttttcttgaattcatatacttttattgattcaatttattttttttcttatattgaacgtgatacaagcttTGAAGATggaaagccgaaattgaagagacaattttctgcatcaaactagTTCATTAATATCATCAcacaatcaggttcttccaaaacaacgatttttatctcgatatttttataGCCTTGATatcatgaacattcaccataatgcatgacccaactttacattttttcgaattttataGATTCTACATAAACTGTGTAAGCATTATAATCATAATCCTACtaaattatgtgaattgatattgtcatgaattgcatcaaacatatgtacatacattcaaattattgaattgaatatgctattgaattgaaaaaaacaaaggaaacaaaaagaaatcgGAAAAGGGGCAACATGGGTTCTTCGAACCCGTAACCTCCATCACCCATCTAAATCGATGGGCCATTACCCTTTCCGAGCCAAGAACCCACCTTGGACCCACGGCTTCAGGCCTAAAAACCTAGACCTGACGCCCAGAAGGCGTCGACCACCTTGAAACCGTCGAGTAGCATGGCCTACAACCATGCCCAGCCACCTTCGGCTATTCTCCTGACGACCCGCAGTTGTCCCCGATGATTTCTCGtttatatttcaattttttttcttctttgaaattcaaatcgaaaattcttaggtttttttttcctacatTGAGAACCCTTTACTTTCCAGTCCAATTATGGGTTACCAATGCACCCATGGCATTTACTGTGACTTTTTGAACCACGACACGACCGCCTGAAGCGGTGGTGCCAGTCCTTTTCTCCGGGGATTTCACCCAGCTCACGCTGGGGTGTCTGGGTCACAGCAAATCCAAACCCACTAGGGCTTGGCCTATCCTTCAGCAATGCTCCAACCCGTTGGGCTTTGGAGCCTTCCTCGGCCGAACCGTTTTTCCCTCGGCCTGCgaagaaaaacaaacattttttttcggGGCTTGCCTAAAGCGAcccttatgaaaaaaaaaaaaaaaactgtttttgttttgtttttgggcttgCCTGCAGCAGCCCATATCCTTGGTCAGTTCTCACCATGGGCCTATAGCCCACCTCCGTGACTACCCCATCCCAGATTTGGGCCTAGATTGCACAAGCCAAGTTTACTTAGCCCACCCACGGGTTTTTGGTCTAATTTTTGGGCCCTGAGCTttgattatttaatatttttagacaATTcgggttttaaatttttttcgcCTAACTTTTAATTTTGGTCCGAAgtctaaataattaaattataaattctagacatatttgcatattttcttgttgcatatttttgtatatCTTGCATTTGTTTGCAGGTATTATGAACTTGAAGTTCATACTTCCAAACCCGAAGTTTCGGAAAAGTGCCATAGAAACCTGACGTTTTTTAACGTTCAACACTCATGTTGAAACCTGAAGTTCTCCATGCTTAAAATCCGTTTTAAcgaaccatgtcttagaacttgaatgttctaactttgatttttatggaaattttgtttCCTAAAACACCAATCAGATTCTTGTTTCCGCCATTTAGCATATTGTCGAACCgtaacaagttcgatttcaTTGATTTGGAAGTTTCGAATAAGAAACTACTTTATGTGGATACAAGACATGACACCGAACTTGACTACGACTAGTGGCAAAATCATTGTAGTCAGTTATGGtgtggaagagctgaataagccttcgTCATGATCTTTATTCGAAGATTCATGCCTAACGCATATCAAATGGAAGTACCTCACTGCCGAGGACTCCATGACTTTTTAACTCGCTATGGACCGTTTCAAATCATGCAAAGATGATTTTTTGCCCGAAGCAAAACATGATTAAAACCTTTACGTCCATGAATaggtacaattctgaagtttatatctGATCGAATTTTGATTGGAAGAAAATCTTTCTCGTCCTTCTATATCTAAATTACTCCTGAAATAGCACCAAATTCTTGGATCTAATTACTACCACACTTGTGAGAGAAAGGTACCCCATCAATTCGGCTGGAAGCTACCGAATGGTATCGACCCAGTTTCAGTTGGAGTCTACCGAATGGTGGTGCCCTGCTTCAACAGGGATACATCGAAATGCATGCTCTACTTCGACATGGATGCATTGAAGGGCATGCTCTGCTTCGACAAAGGTGCACCGAATAGTAATACTCTGATTCGGTAGAGGCTTACCTAACAGACCCCTCCAGCTTCGGTTGAAGCCTACCGAATCTAAGTCTGGGTTTGTCTCTCTTTCACAATCCCATTTTTGAGTTTATTTTACGACATATGGTAGACTTAGGCCTACCAAGAGGTAGTatcatgccagaagcatgatcCCTGACACctaaaaacttcaagaataagggatagtaTTCCCAAACCTCAACCCTGTAGAATCTAATtcagttttgacggaatagatcattggttatgcactttTCCATGCTtttaccaatgttgttgaggagtaccattcccgtaatcaatatgtgagactaattttgctccacctaacACATTTAGAAGAgcaaaatttgacatggaaTGCCTATTGGCCGAACCCCCTTGTCtttttggtttactttgtgaataatttattttattctcgAATTTAAGATTGGTGTTTGGATGTCACTATTGTTCTTGAATAAGAGTTAATTAACGAAATTACCACACGTGACTACAATTAACTCATGCTTAGGTATGTTTTGTGGGGAAGTTAGCAGTCTAGTTCTatgctaacttcatacctaatcatcccctgacaacctttcaagCTTATCCAACCTAATTGTGGGACATTGCACTGCCCTATATTGTCCAATGATACTAATCTTACCATAAAGGGAAGCTTTATACTCACTCATTTTGGAAGAACGCCTTTTGAGCTTTAAGGATATTTGAGAATACCATATTGAAACCAATGTAGAAAAATGGAGTAAAATTTCTTGGCATATTACCATATTGCACTTCCTATAAATATCGCCATATGCATATTCTAAAGAAGATGGAACGCTTAACGAATGAATTACACCTATTCAAGCCCATTATGTGGCCGGCTTAAAGCCAGTGATTCCAAAGAAATTTTCGTTATGGATGTACGTTTGGGATATCTAGGATGATTCGTGATGCGCCGTTTTGAGCATTAGCTTACCAGAAGTAATGACATCATACTTGGACGCATACTATACCTTAGCACCCTCCATCTTCAaatgggacatttgtggactgaTTCAACCACCCtgtggaccatttagatactttatggtattGGTTGATGCTTCTACACGTTTGTTACACGTGTGGCTATTGTCCACAAGCTGCATTCTCCACACTGGTGGCTCAAATTAACAAGCTCATGGCACACTACTctgattatctgatcaaatttatttgatttgataagttggagAATTTACATCGAAAAGTTTAACTTTCGATGGATATTGCATATTGGTTGggttttgaagttgaacatctagTCCCATGTTCATGCCCAGAACGACCCAGCATAAATATTCATTAAACGCCTTCAAATGATTGCGCGATtaattggtcatacgtaccaaagTTCTCAATCTCtacttggggccatgcaatattgcaagcaACCATGTTGGTCCGCTTGAGGCCTGTCCCGACCTAACCTTATAAAGTGTGTGTCAGTTGGTTACCAGATTCAAACCCGACATATCGAATATGCGCGTCTTTGGTTGTGCAGTCTGCGTGCCATTTGCACCGCCTTTACGTACAAAAGAACAAAGGGGTCCTCAGGGAAGAATGGAAatctatgttggttatgattctccttctaatattcgttacttagaacctttgacatgcgatctctttaccgctcgtTTTGTGAATCGTCACttttatgagacagtcttctcgtcgttaaggggagataagaacgtcaacgttcctaaagaacgacgcgaattatcgtggaggtccctactatgtctcatctcgatcccaaTATAGATCGTTAGAGTATAACCAGACATTTTCTCTGATATAGCAAAAGTGACAAGATTTGCAAATGTGCCTGCAAAAATATGTACCAAATTACGACGTACATTCGTCCTGAAAGCAGGAACGCCACAATTGTGGCTGACCCTTGTACATTGGCagctagccaatcaatctgcCTTACGGTAAAAGCATGGCAGATAGCTCGGTTTGAGGATTCACTTCCCCAAAATTGGAGGAATATGGCATAAACGAATCTGCCCCTCGATCGTTGTCTTAAACCTTTTCATCTTATGAGATTAAATTTagattactcccgagacttgaagttcttagtccagtatactagtttggatgagatatggaATTGGAACGAGATTATCATAGATGATGTTTCATTTATATAGTGACTATCgatataaatgaaaagcgacgataggGAACCGTATTCTGTTGATTAGTGTCAACGTATAACTGATTGGTTAACTAGAAGAATCAATTGATGAcaaatgagatgaatgaaatagtgcgatatgacACCTTgtggcgcaaggtttctctcatatGCCGTGTGATTGATTGCAGCATTACAAACGTGGTTGTAGTATCTCTGGGATTATGATACAAACCTACATGGAGTTTCCAAAAGACCTACATGTactgattcaaatagttctagaccacaagaATACCCTCTTGGTTCTAATGAGGCATTCACTTTACAAATGTAAAACTATCcaggcggatgtggtatacccgtctaagtgaatatttgatcagtTTGGGATATATGCCCCTGTGTGTACAAAATCCGAAATTGCTAGAGTTGAGAATACTAACTCGCACCTAAAGTTGGATTTtaagatgaatgatcttgggaaaactcgacaTTACCTCGATCTGAAGTTTCGAGCTAATTTTGATGGTATTCTGGTCCACCACTCGAACTAGACCCAGAAGGTGTGACGTCTAAGTAATACCATGATCGTCTGTAtgctagatgcaaatgagacctttaCGGAGGGTATGGAGCATAAGGTTCCATATTTGAACGTGAGGCAACCATATCTAAGTACCATGGgcgtttgttgtacttagctcaaatgCACTAGAATCGGACATCTTATGTGCTGATAATCTTTTGGCATAATGCAGCACTATGCCTAACACACCACCACCCAATTTGGTGTTAAAGACGTTTTTCCGTTACTACAGATTTGGGATGATGCCTACCTTGTGGGATTCACTGAATTAGATCATCTGTCTGACCGCATAAGGTATGTTCCCacatggttatgtctttaccattaaggaacacaacaatatcttggaggtcaaccagATAGGCCTTTTGTTGTGAAACctttgaatcgttccaagactcactgtATCTCATCAC
The nucleotide sequence above comes from Malus sylvestris chromosome 16, drMalSylv7.2, whole genome shotgun sequence. Encoded proteins:
- the LOC126609162 gene encoding uncharacterized protein LOC126609162, whose product is MELYYKRKSSSISSDNHIPNSSSPNLDSSNPISNSSPLIPNSSDPIGSNSTPQQNELKVDLDNLERDPGKRIPMKDYPLNIRDESEEAHMAYRTCLNASIDCTKFLLRQSLSFRGHDESDTSNNTSNYLELLQFLKDHDEKIKAVVLDKASGNLKLIAHSIQNDLVHSYSITTIKTIISDMKNARFFYLLVDEARDVSINEQMAAVLCYVDKNGKVIEMFIGVQHVPDTTSNTLKEFIDAFIHFNELSFSNLRGQGYDGASNLKGEFNGLKTKILNDHPCAFYGYCFAYQLQLALVSVAKDNVDVNTFFLLANNVVNNIGVSCKRHDALREMQQKELMKTLENDSL